From Parambassis ranga chromosome 9, fParRan2.1, whole genome shotgun sequence, the proteins below share one genomic window:
- the LOC114440780 gene encoding rho guanine nucleotide exchange factor 28-like isoform X4 — protein sequence MFCLNEEDEEESDSEKSQSIRESQASSPTLAAAARLSAMIHGKDQVYANAMLVDQVDDADIKYRSPGEKEVSPGSHVGSSCWSSSPTTPPDLGNCSQNQHPSSPHSGQRRIQGPGPESHREPSPRISPPSPFTSSPSFPSSPLASALRLFEGAQRRHTQTCSPVSPALNRRGCSLKETNRGLSPSLECDSGEEDVLGHSYPCSSLKQQSILRSSLGEERDSFDTSPDFNRTLSDSTHTAAKHPEEAEVRLRSYSYSSPKARPSRPLLNRDATITDLAEEQRAFNLTETPREKRVLGFRKRAQSAEEESSASLQHLTLTEFLKEIEGEEWDKYIIPSKVESEKYKVSRTFSFLKNRMSSTRSKTKVKGKEVKEGKEKSGAANGHQFVPVSPSGPALCVACDKSVSGKELLQCSNCFLNVHKNCRESVAACGKKPQERNAPLMKSKTLSLPHNSVKDNTPTAILSSSSSSSSSSSSSSLPTMTRDKRETVVPLTKSLSISIDSRRLSDASGTDGESMVAACTNNSDEGILAPTTPPSTDPPVASQDAADAPPLSDLSADLLGLEVESWSQTVTPDFCRQHDRRTIKRQDVIYELMQTELHHIQTLTVMSEVFRRGMLEELQLDWDSVARIFPCLDPLLLFHRSLFRALQERRQATTQPENPQNYLIHQIGDILLQQFSEENAEKMKQVYGEFCSHHMEAVNVFKELQQQNKKLQNFVRQQSNNSLVRRRGVPEFILLVTQRITKYPVLLERILQYTQEGSQEHSDLSSALAQIRDIIAEVDSTVSRYERCQELQEVLARLENKSFAKLKNGKVFRKQDLHSKHRALQYKGLVYWKTATGRLKDTLALLLTDVLVFLQEKDQRFIFAAVDQKPPVIPLQKLIVREVANEERGMFLISASSVGPEMYEVHTTSREERNAWMRHIRQAVESCPEEEEEEEQRSAETEEARQAAEVRVQKITKFQDTLLGQDQRICNSLEEKLQLYAELTDLTLQSPESAPHRHLLVQPVQYTDSETPRQASSLLTAALREAENLITLLQARDGLSIQSLSSPVHGPECCSYNSHGSSIQESPSEPDYLSTLSMSSTSLGSDCESAGLDNGLWGPAVELRKGDTKGTMLKVAESIQSLTQLLYSLQAAVTLQDSCYEVHKLLLQEGERPQLRALSSLQSSSEQEKQRNTDKKKEEVEKKGLDRKKEEVEVQKLHVKLKQEQQRWDKECLVKEKQQSEQESMLEQREQQCLLEAERLRCEREELEAQLLEYQQNLDRLREGQRSVEREKERIEAQQRLLQSWRHSRQSSLPVTIPLDGYKESNHSRSSSLDGNCSVYENEAALLASLQQNHLQQPANNNQHQHLLSVPRKNNDGPLHGSSYTTNLGLSASLYNSLNTLLSQTHSKQPVDGLMYSHGYNNSHASLHPFTVQPQRTNSTDFNPLLDRQSPGPWRSEVTGHGLYEDNYSSSPSLTPLLPSQAYLSLDGQNGEEGGEENIVYL from the exons ATGTTTTGCCTGAatgaggaggacgaagaggagtcTGACTCTG AGAAAAGCCAGTCCATACGGGAGAGCCAGGCCTCATCCCCGACTCTGGCTGCAGCTGCCAGACTGTCAGCAATGATCCACGGTAAAGACCAAGTGTACGCCAATGCCATGCTGGTGGACCAG GTGGACGACGCTGACATTAAGTACCGCTCTCCAGGGGAGAAGGAGGTCAGTCCTGGGTCACATGTTGGCAGCTCCTGCTGGAGTTCCTCACCCACGACTCCCCCTGATTTAGGCAACTGCTCCCAGAACCAGCACCCGTCCTCACCCCACAGTGGGCAGAGGCGAATCCAAGGCCCTGGCCCGGAGAGTCACAGGGAGCCATCCCCTCGTATCTCTCCCCCTTCTCCCTTCACTTCCTCACCgtcttttccttcctctcccCTGGCGTCCGCCCTCCGTTTGTTTGAGGGAGCACAGAGGCGTCACACGCAGACATGCTCGCCAGTCTCGCCAGCTTTGAATCGGAGAGGTTGCAGCTTGAAAGAGACTAACCGGGGCCTGAG TCCCAGTCTGGAGTGTGACAGCGGAGAAGAGGATGTACTGGGACACTCGTACCCCTGCTCCTCGTTAAAGCAGCAGTCCATTCTGCGGTCCAGCttgggagaggagagggactCATTCGACACGTCACCAGACTTTAATCGCACACtctctgacagcacacacacggCCGCCAAG CACCCGGAGGAAGCTGAGGTCCGTCTGCGCTCCTACTCCTACTCCTCCCCTAAAGCCAGGCCTTCACGACCGCTGCTAAACCGAGACGCAACTATCACTGATCTGGCAGAAG agcagagagcaTTCAACCTGACTGAGACTCCCCGAgaaaagag GGTTTTGGGTTTCCGTAAGCGGGCCCagtcagcagaggaggagagcagcgcGTCGCTCCAACACCTCACCCTCACAGAGTTCCTCAAAGA GATCGAGGGTGAGGAGTGGGATAAGTACATAATCCCATCCAAGGTCGAGTCAGAGAAGTACAAAGTCAGCCGGACCTTCAGCTTCCTCAAGAACAGGATGTCCAGCACTCGCAGCAAGACCAAG GTAAAGGGGAAAGAGGTGAAAGAGGGGAAGGAGAAATCAGGAGCTGCTAACGGGCACCAGTTCGTCCCCGTGTCTCCATCTGGTCCCGCTCTCTGTGTGGCCTGTGATAAGTCTGTTTCTgggaaggagctgctgcagtgctccA ACTGTTTCCTGAACGTCCATAAAAACTGCAGAGAGTCCGTTGCAGCCTGTGGAAAG AAGCCGCAGGAGAGGAATGCACCACTGATGAAAAGCAAGACCTTGTCCCTCCCACACA ACTCTGTGAAAGACAACACTCCAACTGCTATtttatcctcctcttcctcctcctcctcatcctcctcctcgtcctctcttCCAACGATGACCAGAGATAAAAGAGAAACAGTCGTTCCTCTCACCAAAAGCCTCTCGATCTCCATTGACAGCAG GCGGCTGAGTGATGCGTCAGGGACGGACGGCGAGTCCATGGTGGCAGCTTGCACTAACAACTCTGATGAGGGAATTCTTGCACCAACAACGCCCCCATCCACCGACCCGCCAGTTGCTTCACAGG ATGCTGCTGATGCTCCTCCGCTGAGTGACCTGTCAGCTGACCTGCTGGGACTCGAGGTCGAGTCCTGGAGCCAAACAGTCACCCCAGATTTCTGCAGGCAGCATGACCGACGTACCATCAAACGACAGGATGTTATTTATG AACTGATGCAGACTGAGCTGCATCACATCCAAACCCTAACGGTTATGTCGGAGGTGTTCAGGAGAGGCATGCtggaagagctgcagctggACTGGGACTCCGTGGCTCGGATCTTCCCGTGCTTAGATCCCCTGCTGCTTTTTCACAGGAGCCTCTTCAGAGCGCTGCAGGAACGCCGACAAGCCACCACACAACCTGAGAATCCACAAAATTACCTCATCCATCAGATTGGAGATATTCTGCTTCAGCAG TTTTCAGAGGAAAATGCTGAGAAGATGAAGCAGGTCTATGGAGAGTTCTGCAGTCATCACATGGAGGCGGTGAATGTCTTTAAGGAACTGCAGCAACAGAACAAGAAGCTTCAAAACTTTGTCAGA CAACAGAGTAATAACTCCCTGGTCAGACGGAGGGGAGTCCCAGAATTCATCCTGCTCGTAACTCAGCGTATCACCAAGTACCCAGTGCTGCTGGAGAGGATACTACAGTACACTCAGG aggGAAGTCAGGAACACTCTGACTTGTCAAGCGCTTTGGCACAGATCCGTGACATCATTGCAGAAGTGGACTCGACTGTGAGTAGGTATGAGAGATGTCAGGAGCTACAGGAAGTGCTGGCCCGGCTGGAAAACAAGAGCTTTGCCAAGCTTAAGAACGGAAAAGTGTTTCGCAAACAGGACCTGCACAGCAAGCACAGGGCTCTGCAGTACAAAGGGCTGGTCTACTGGAAGACTGCCACAGGACGTCTGAAAG acACTTTGGCTCTTCTGCTAACCGACGTTCTGGTTTTCCTACAAGAGAAGGACCAGCGCTTCATATTTGCTGCCGTG GACCAGAAGCCTCCAGTTATCCCCCTGCAGAAACTTATCGTCAGAGAAGTCGCCAATGAAGAGAGGGGGATGTTCCTTATCTCTGCCTCCTCAGTGGGGCCTGAGATGTACGAAGTTCACACcaccagcagagaggagaggaatgcATGGATGAGACACATACGGCAAGCCGTCGAGAG CTgtcctgaggaagaggaggaggaggagcagcgcaGTGCTGAGACAGAGGAAGCCAGGCAAGCTGCAGAAGTGAGAGTGCAGAAAATCACCAAGTTCCAAG aTACACTTCTGGGTCAAGACCAGCGAATCTGCAACAGCTTGGAGGAGAAATTACAGCTTTACGCTGAGCTCACAGATTTAACCCTCCAATCACCAGAATCTGCGCCACACCGCCATCTGCTGGTACAGCCAGTGCAGTACACCGACAGTGAGACGCCACGTCAGGCCTCCTCATTGCTCACAGCTGCACTTAGAGAAG cagagaacCTGATCACCCTCCTTCAGGCTCGTGACGGCCTTTCTATACAAAGTCTGAGCTCTCCTGTGCATGGACCAGAGTGCTGCAGCTACAACAGCCACGGCAGCAGCATCCAGGAGTCTCCCTCAGAAC CGGATTATCTGAGCACACTCAGTATGAGCTCCACCTCTCTTGGATCAGACTGCGAGTCAGCCGGGTTGGACAATGGTCTGTGGGGCCCAGCTGTCGAGCTCAGAAAAGGGGACACAAAAGGGACCATGTTAAAG GTGGCAGAGAGCATCCAGAGCTTGACACAGCTGCTCTACAGTCTGCAG GCAGCTGTGACCCTGCAGGACAGCTGCTATGAAGTCCACAAACTCCTCCTTCAGGAGGGAGAAAGACCTCAGCTTCGAGCCCTCTCTTCACTCCAGAGCAGCTCA gagcaggagaagcagaggaaTACTgacaagaagaaagaggaagtaGAAAAGAAGGGTTTagacaggaagaaagaagaagtgGAGGTGCAGAAACTTCATGTAAAGCTAAAACAAGAGCAGCAACGCTGGGACAAAGAGTGTCTggtcaaagaaaaacaacag AGCGAGCAGGAAAGCATGCTGGAGCAGCGAGAGCAGCAGTGCCTGCTTGAAGCCGAGCGGCTCCGGTGTGAGCgggaggagctggaggcccAACTGCTGGAGTATCAGCAGAATCTGGACAGACTGAGGGAGGGTCAAAGGAGtgtggagagggagaaggagaggatcGAAGCACaacagaggctgctgcagagctggagaCACAGCCGCCAGAGCAGCCTGCCCGTAACCATCCCGCTGGATGGGTACAAG GAATCCAACCACAGTCGCTCTAGCAGCCTGGATGGTAACTGCTCCGTGTATGAGAATGAGGCGGCTTTGCTCGCCTCCCTCCAGCAGAACCACCTCCAACAGCCTGCCAACAACAACCAGCACCAGCACCTGCTGTCCGTGCCGAGAAAGAACAACGATGGCCCTCTGCACGGCTCCAGCTACACCACCAACCTGGGCCTCAGCGCCAGCCTCTACAACAGCCTCAACACTCTGCTGAGCCAAACGCACAGCAAACAACCTGTGGATGGACTCATGTACTCACATGGCTACAATAACAGCCATGCCTCTCTCCATCCATTCACTGTACAGCCACAGAGGACCAACAGCA cAGACTTCAACCCACTGCTGGACAGACAATCTCCTGGTccatggaggtcagaggtcacgggTCACGGACTTTACGAGGACAACTACTCTTCCTCGCCCTCTCTTACCCCGCTCCTCCCCTCACAGGCTTACCTCTCACTTGATGGACAGAATGGGGAAGAAGGAGGCGAGGAGAACATTGTTTACCTCTGA
- the LOC114440780 gene encoding rho guanine nucleotide exchange factor 28-like isoform X3, producing MDSDSDSPFNYSWPSFPKMRMRRKMGKKEKSQSIRESQASSPTLAAAARLSAMIHGKDQVYANAMLVDQVDDADIKYRSPGEKEVSPGSHVGSSCWSSSPTTPPDLGNCSQNQHPSSPHSGQRRIQGPGPESHREPSPRISPPSPFTSSPSFPSSPLASALRLFEGAQRRHTQTCSPVSPALNRRGCSLKETNRGLSPSLECDSGEEDVLGHSYPCSSLKQQSILRSSLGEERDSFDTSPDFNRTLSDSTHTAAKHPEEAEVRLRSYSYSSPKARPSRPLLNRDATITDLAEEQRAFNLTETPREKRVLGFRKRAQSAEEESSASLQHLTLTEFLKEIEGEEWDKYIIPSKVESEKYKVSRTFSFLKNRMSSTRSKTKVKGKEVKEGKEKSGAANGHQFVPVSPSGPALCVACDKSVSGKELLQCSNCFLNVHKNCRESVAACGKKPQERNAPLMKSKTLSLPHNSVKDNTPTAILSSSSSSSSSSSSSSLPTMTRDKRETVVPLTKSLSISIDSRRLSDASGTDGESMVAACTNNSDEGILAPTTPPSTDPPVASQDAADAPPLSDLSADLLGLEVESWSQTVTPDFCRQHDRRTIKRQDVIYELMQTELHHIQTLTVMSEVFRRGMLEELQLDWDSVARIFPCLDPLLLFHRSLFRALQERRQATTQPENPQNYLIHQIGDILLQQFSEENAEKMKQVYGEFCSHHMEAVNVFKELQQQNKKLQNFVRQQSNNSLVRRRGVPEFILLVTQRITKYPVLLERILQYTQEGSQEHSDLSSALAQIRDIIAEVDSTVSRYERCQELQEVLARLENKSFAKLKNGKVFRKQDLHSKHRALQYKGLVYWKTATGRLKDTLALLLTDVLVFLQEKDQRFIFAAVDQKPPVIPLQKLIVREVANEERGMFLISASSVGPEMYEVHTTSREERNAWMRHIRQAVESCPEEEEEEEQRSAETEEARQAAEVRVQKITKFQDTLLGQDQRICNSLEEKLQLYAELTDLTLQSPESAPHRHLLVQPVQYTDSETPRQASSLLTAALREAENLITLLQARDGLSIQSLSSPVHGPECCSYNSHGSSIQESPSEPDYLSTLSMSSTSLGSDCESAGLDNGLWGPAVELRKGDTKGTMLKVAESIQSLTQLLYSLQAAVTLQDSCYEVHKLLLQEGERPQLRALSSLQSSSEQEKQRNTDKKKEEVEKKGLDRKKEEVEVQKLHVKLKQEQQRWDKECLVKEKQQSEQESMLEQREQQCLLEAERLRCEREELEAQLLEYQQNLDRLREGQRSVEREKERIEAQQRLLQSWRHSRQSSLPVTIPLDGYKESNHSRSSSLDGNCSVYENEAALLASLQQNHLQQPANNNQHQHLLSVPRKNNDGPLHGSSYTTNLGLSASLYNSLNTLLSQTHSKQPVDGLMYSHGYNNSHASLHPFTVQPQRTNSTDFNPLLDRQSPGPWRSEVTGHGLYEDNYSSSPSLTPLLPSQAYLSLDGQNGEEGGEENIVYL from the exons ATGGATTCTGACTCAGACTCTCCTTTTAACTACTCCTGGCCTTCATTTCCTAAGATGAGGATGCGCAGGAAGATGGGAAAGAAAG AGAAAAGCCAGTCCATACGGGAGAGCCAGGCCTCATCCCCGACTCTGGCTGCAGCTGCCAGACTGTCAGCAATGATCCACGGTAAAGACCAAGTGTACGCCAATGCCATGCTGGTGGACCAG GTGGACGACGCTGACATTAAGTACCGCTCTCCAGGGGAGAAGGAGGTCAGTCCTGGGTCACATGTTGGCAGCTCCTGCTGGAGTTCCTCACCCACGACTCCCCCTGATTTAGGCAACTGCTCCCAGAACCAGCACCCGTCCTCACCCCACAGTGGGCAGAGGCGAATCCAAGGCCCTGGCCCGGAGAGTCACAGGGAGCCATCCCCTCGTATCTCTCCCCCTTCTCCCTTCACTTCCTCACCgtcttttccttcctctcccCTGGCGTCCGCCCTCCGTTTGTTTGAGGGAGCACAGAGGCGTCACACGCAGACATGCTCGCCAGTCTCGCCAGCTTTGAATCGGAGAGGTTGCAGCTTGAAAGAGACTAACCGGGGCCTGAG TCCCAGTCTGGAGTGTGACAGCGGAGAAGAGGATGTACTGGGACACTCGTACCCCTGCTCCTCGTTAAAGCAGCAGTCCATTCTGCGGTCCAGCttgggagaggagagggactCATTCGACACGTCACCAGACTTTAATCGCACACtctctgacagcacacacacggCCGCCAAG CACCCGGAGGAAGCTGAGGTCCGTCTGCGCTCCTACTCCTACTCCTCCCCTAAAGCCAGGCCTTCACGACCGCTGCTAAACCGAGACGCAACTATCACTGATCTGGCAGAAG agcagagagcaTTCAACCTGACTGAGACTCCCCGAgaaaagag GGTTTTGGGTTTCCGTAAGCGGGCCCagtcagcagaggaggagagcagcgcGTCGCTCCAACACCTCACCCTCACAGAGTTCCTCAAAGA GATCGAGGGTGAGGAGTGGGATAAGTACATAATCCCATCCAAGGTCGAGTCAGAGAAGTACAAAGTCAGCCGGACCTTCAGCTTCCTCAAGAACAGGATGTCCAGCACTCGCAGCAAGACCAAG GTAAAGGGGAAAGAGGTGAAAGAGGGGAAGGAGAAATCAGGAGCTGCTAACGGGCACCAGTTCGTCCCCGTGTCTCCATCTGGTCCCGCTCTCTGTGTGGCCTGTGATAAGTCTGTTTCTgggaaggagctgctgcagtgctccA ACTGTTTCCTGAACGTCCATAAAAACTGCAGAGAGTCCGTTGCAGCCTGTGGAAAG AAGCCGCAGGAGAGGAATGCACCACTGATGAAAAGCAAGACCTTGTCCCTCCCACACA ACTCTGTGAAAGACAACACTCCAACTGCTATtttatcctcctcttcctcctcctcctcatcctcctcctcgtcctctcttCCAACGATGACCAGAGATAAAAGAGAAACAGTCGTTCCTCTCACCAAAAGCCTCTCGATCTCCATTGACAGCAG GCGGCTGAGTGATGCGTCAGGGACGGACGGCGAGTCCATGGTGGCAGCTTGCACTAACAACTCTGATGAGGGAATTCTTGCACCAACAACGCCCCCATCCACCGACCCGCCAGTTGCTTCACAGG ATGCTGCTGATGCTCCTCCGCTGAGTGACCTGTCAGCTGACCTGCTGGGACTCGAGGTCGAGTCCTGGAGCCAAACAGTCACCCCAGATTTCTGCAGGCAGCATGACCGACGTACCATCAAACGACAGGATGTTATTTATG AACTGATGCAGACTGAGCTGCATCACATCCAAACCCTAACGGTTATGTCGGAGGTGTTCAGGAGAGGCATGCtggaagagctgcagctggACTGGGACTCCGTGGCTCGGATCTTCCCGTGCTTAGATCCCCTGCTGCTTTTTCACAGGAGCCTCTTCAGAGCGCTGCAGGAACGCCGACAAGCCACCACACAACCTGAGAATCCACAAAATTACCTCATCCATCAGATTGGAGATATTCTGCTTCAGCAG TTTTCAGAGGAAAATGCTGAGAAGATGAAGCAGGTCTATGGAGAGTTCTGCAGTCATCACATGGAGGCGGTGAATGTCTTTAAGGAACTGCAGCAACAGAACAAGAAGCTTCAAAACTTTGTCAGA CAACAGAGTAATAACTCCCTGGTCAGACGGAGGGGAGTCCCAGAATTCATCCTGCTCGTAACTCAGCGTATCACCAAGTACCCAGTGCTGCTGGAGAGGATACTACAGTACACTCAGG aggGAAGTCAGGAACACTCTGACTTGTCAAGCGCTTTGGCACAGATCCGTGACATCATTGCAGAAGTGGACTCGACTGTGAGTAGGTATGAGAGATGTCAGGAGCTACAGGAAGTGCTGGCCCGGCTGGAAAACAAGAGCTTTGCCAAGCTTAAGAACGGAAAAGTGTTTCGCAAACAGGACCTGCACAGCAAGCACAGGGCTCTGCAGTACAAAGGGCTGGTCTACTGGAAGACTGCCACAGGACGTCTGAAAG acACTTTGGCTCTTCTGCTAACCGACGTTCTGGTTTTCCTACAAGAGAAGGACCAGCGCTTCATATTTGCTGCCGTG GACCAGAAGCCTCCAGTTATCCCCCTGCAGAAACTTATCGTCAGAGAAGTCGCCAATGAAGAGAGGGGGATGTTCCTTATCTCTGCCTCCTCAGTGGGGCCTGAGATGTACGAAGTTCACACcaccagcagagaggagaggaatgcATGGATGAGACACATACGGCAAGCCGTCGAGAG CTgtcctgaggaagaggaggaggaggagcagcgcaGTGCTGAGACAGAGGAAGCCAGGCAAGCTGCAGAAGTGAGAGTGCAGAAAATCACCAAGTTCCAAG aTACACTTCTGGGTCAAGACCAGCGAATCTGCAACAGCTTGGAGGAGAAATTACAGCTTTACGCTGAGCTCACAGATTTAACCCTCCAATCACCAGAATCTGCGCCACACCGCCATCTGCTGGTACAGCCAGTGCAGTACACCGACAGTGAGACGCCACGTCAGGCCTCCTCATTGCTCACAGCTGCACTTAGAGAAG cagagaacCTGATCACCCTCCTTCAGGCTCGTGACGGCCTTTCTATACAAAGTCTGAGCTCTCCTGTGCATGGACCAGAGTGCTGCAGCTACAACAGCCACGGCAGCAGCATCCAGGAGTCTCCCTCAGAAC CGGATTATCTGAGCACACTCAGTATGAGCTCCACCTCTCTTGGATCAGACTGCGAGTCAGCCGGGTTGGACAATGGTCTGTGGGGCCCAGCTGTCGAGCTCAGAAAAGGGGACACAAAAGGGACCATGTTAAAG GTGGCAGAGAGCATCCAGAGCTTGACACAGCTGCTCTACAGTCTGCAG GCAGCTGTGACCCTGCAGGACAGCTGCTATGAAGTCCACAAACTCCTCCTTCAGGAGGGAGAAAGACCTCAGCTTCGAGCCCTCTCTTCACTCCAGAGCAGCTCA gagcaggagaagcagaggaaTACTgacaagaagaaagaggaagtaGAAAAGAAGGGTTTagacaggaagaaagaagaagtgGAGGTGCAGAAACTTCATGTAAAGCTAAAACAAGAGCAGCAACGCTGGGACAAAGAGTGTCTggtcaaagaaaaacaacag AGCGAGCAGGAAAGCATGCTGGAGCAGCGAGAGCAGCAGTGCCTGCTTGAAGCCGAGCGGCTCCGGTGTGAGCgggaggagctggaggcccAACTGCTGGAGTATCAGCAGAATCTGGACAGACTGAGGGAGGGTCAAAGGAGtgtggagagggagaaggagaggatcGAAGCACaacagaggctgctgcagagctggagaCACAGCCGCCAGAGCAGCCTGCCCGTAACCATCCCGCTGGATGGGTACAAG GAATCCAACCACAGTCGCTCTAGCAGCCTGGATGGTAACTGCTCCGTGTATGAGAATGAGGCGGCTTTGCTCGCCTCCCTCCAGCAGAACCACCTCCAACAGCCTGCCAACAACAACCAGCACCAGCACCTGCTGTCCGTGCCGAGAAAGAACAACGATGGCCCTCTGCACGGCTCCAGCTACACCACCAACCTGGGCCTCAGCGCCAGCCTCTACAACAGCCTCAACACTCTGCTGAGCCAAACGCACAGCAAACAACCTGTGGATGGACTCATGTACTCACATGGCTACAATAACAGCCATGCCTCTCTCCATCCATTCACTGTACAGCCACAGAGGACCAACAGCA cAGACTTCAACCCACTGCTGGACAGACAATCTCCTGGTccatggaggtcagaggtcacgggTCACGGACTTTACGAGGACAACTACTCTTCCTCGCCCTCTCTTACCCCGCTCCTCCCCTCACAGGCTTACCTCTCACTTGATGGACAGAATGGGGAAGAAGGAGGCGAGGAGAACATTGTTTACCTCTGA